From Lacerta agilis isolate rLacAgi1 chromosome Z, rLacAgi1.pri, whole genome shotgun sequence, the proteins below share one genomic window:
- the FAM155B gene encoding transmembrane protein FAM155B, with the protein MEMLGNRRRKPEAVSPSLLGEQLPGEAVRPREGGSAPPARGVLGPVASSAHAPSRSSSSSPPPTPFLKVFTEDGDGLKASDGQAEFPPAPGSCSATRRSGGEAGEGGAGARRAIGSEPAGQAPSELSGDGGEGEKEEGRAVTDGRSRSRGMPTRRGRPCGRKRLGAPSGRGSAAEGAAADGGRRRRASPRGRGCFCRRRPSSPSHHAAEEEEEEAGDITGEGVRRGAPRRKRSRSPAAAPSKNMTGGAASQNRRRCIRTPPNPPEKPCADSERAQKWRLSLASLLFFTVLLSDRLWLCAAAGAQLRAQDRSVTRPEAAVRSGGGAAPTAEARLCPNQDLSSACGQPAAPPRPEAAAASSPDGAAPTEQPCPDLSSACSHRRLLQGPPGSAFPAAAPGEASPPQLAFLERHFRGLRLPFCQAYTVWDLLLGMAAAESLDCSLRSLLADVAAAAGGAQRGEACSSCLEAYQRLDQHAQEKYEEFEELLEKYLQAEDYSVRSCLRDCKAVYKAWLCSEYFNVTQLQCQHRIPCKQYCLEVQTRCPFVLPDNDELIYGGLPGFICTGLLEKELPDQEAKCCDVRWDSCDRHLEGNRNASAKSEPFHDQHHNTPHHHQQRQQQHYNLYYHHTQYHHHHPSLLPVSAGSRLSNSKIRFCVLVLMLLHTMVSFSSVHSSGGLSLGAFPTMDETLARDE; encoded by the exons ATGGAAATGCTCGGGAACCGTCGACGAAAGCCCGAGGCCGTTTCTCCGTCCCTCCTGGGCGAACAGTTGCCAGGAGAGG CTGTCCGGCCAAGGGAAGGAGGAAGCGCGCCGCCGGCTCGAGGGGTGTTGGGGCCGGTAGCAAGCAGCGCGCACGCGCCctcgcgcagcagcagcagcagcccaccccccaccccattcctcaAGGTGTTCACGGAAGATGGCGACGGCTTGAAGGCGAGCGATGGGCAGGCGGAGTTCCCCCCGGCGCCAGGCTCTTGCTCCGCGACGCGGCGGTCCGGAGGAGAAGCGGGCGAAGGCGGAGCGGGCGCGCGGCGGGCGATCGGGAGCGAGCCGGCCGGCCAGGCCCCGTCGGAGCTGAgcggggatgggggggagggggagaaggaggagggccGAGCGGTGACGGACGGACGGAGCCGGAGCCGGGGGATGCCGACGCGCCGGGGCCGGCCATG cggcaggaagaggctgggggcGCCCTCGGGGCGGGGATCGGCGGCGGAGGGCGCGGCGGCGGACGGggggcgccgccgccgcgcgTCGCCTCGTGGCCGGGGAtgcttctgccgccgccgcccgtcGTCGCCGAGCCACCATgccgcggaggaggaggaggaggaggccggtgACATTACCGGGGAGGGGGTGCGGAGAGGAGCCCCGAGAAGGAAGAGGAGCCGgagccccgccgccgccccctccaAAAATATGACCGGCGGCGCCGCCTCCCAGAACCGCCGCCGTTGCATCCGAACCCCGCCGAATCCCCCCGAGAAACCGTGTGCCGACTCGGAACGGGCCCAGAAATGGCGCCTGTCGCTGGCctctctcctcttcttcaccGTCCTTCTCTCCGACCGCCTCTGGCTTTGCGCCGCCGCCGGGGCCCAGCTTAGAGCCCAGGATAGGAGCGTCACCCGGCCGGAGGCCGCGGTGAGGAGCGGTGGAGGCGCAGCCCCGACTGCGGAGGCGCGGCTCTGCCCCAACCAAGACTTGAGCTCAGCTTGTGGCCAACCGGCCGCGCCTCCCAGACCAGAAGCCGCGGCAGCGAGCAGCCCCGACGGCGCGGCCCCGACGGAGCAGCCCTGCCCGGACTTAAGCTCTGCCTGCAGCCACCGCCGCCTCTTGCAAGGGCCGCCCGGGTCCGCCTTCCCGGCTGCCGCGCCTGGTGAGGCGTCCCCGCCGCAGCTAGCCTTCCTGGAGCGGCACTTCCGCGGCCTGCGGCTCCCGTTCTGCCAAGCCTACACCGTCTGGGACCTGCTGCTGGGCATGGCCGCCGCGGAGAGCCTGGACTGCAGCCTCCGGAGCCTGTTGGCCGACGTGgcagcggcggcaggaggggcGCAGCGCGGGGAGGCCTGCAGCAGCTGTCTCGAGGCCTACCAGAGGCTGGACCAACATGCTCAGGAAAAGTACGAGGAGTTCGAGGAGCTGCTGGAGAAGTACCTGCAGGCCGAGGACTATTCCGTGCGCTCCTGCCTGAGAGACTGCAAG gCTGTCTACAAGGCATGGCTGTGCTCTGAGTACTTCAATGTGACCCAACTGCAGTGCCAACACCGGATCCCATGCAAGCAATACTGCCTGGAGGTGCAAACAAGATGTCCCTTCGTCTTGCCTGACAATGATGAGCTGATCTATGGAGGGTTGCCTGGCTTCATCTGCACAG GGTTGCTGGAGAAGGAGCTGCCTGACCAGGAAGCCAAGTGCTGTGATGTGCGGTGGGACTCCTGTGACCGGCACCTGGAAGGCAATCGCAATGCATCTGCCAAATCGGAGCCATTCCATGACCAACACCACAACACCCCCCATCACCACCAGcaacggcagcagcagcactacaaCCTGTACTATCACCACACCcagtaccaccaccaccacccgtcCCTGCTGCCAGTGTCTGCAGGGTCCCGCCTCAGCAACAGCAAGATCCGGTTCTGCGTCCTGGTCCTGATGCTCCTCCACACCATGGTGTCCTTCTCGAGTGTGCACAGCAGTGGGGGACTGAGCTTGGGGGCCTTCCCCACCATGGATGAGACCCTCGCAAGGGACGAGTGA